A single window of Nematostella vectensis chromosome 4, jaNemVect1.1, whole genome shotgun sequence DNA harbors:
- the LOC5508888 gene encoding eyes absent homolog 1 isoform X3 — MASDQGQSDSNSSLDGIPVKRARKDNSPNDKDSSVDSSGGSSPEDTCEAISRQETVLQGMTPDPDKTENWDVSTESGISTAGSDLGVGGPNVIAPVSTSSLEYTESGTTVTNLDQCAYGVNMNSGADNSQFQGNYLTNQGFFNQRSYPHIVPTPAQQTLATGLSQYSSGGVIQGTGVSPGTSYLYSQPGSLGGFPLVQTVRYPTSNSPPKTSNDTNPVTSDQAQTGPIPDISILRQPVSTYNSPYGVTAYSSVIQQGQTGFNNNFQQQPYIVASTASPSTTTGGFTNQQAQGLQQQATFQYGYSQRNSQQGGFAYSYLNAPPPAYSPRTYITQMNSTPPPNTVAGQTSAYQLTSLVPTQGTQVLSDAGSNVVQYSPTMASTPSPPDSPGRNDANLNNTSLSSSSLQGQDGIVGINDGTGGLSNGNDRARGRGGRGGRGRGSGRGRRSTSSAPTPELDHSLERIFIWDLDETIIIFHSLLTGLFATKFGKDSPSSVALGLRMEEMIFNLADTHMFFNDLEDCDQVHIDDVAADDNGLDLSTYNFEADGFHAAATSANLCMATGVRGGVDWMRKLAYRYRKIKEVYSSYRNNVGGLLGAAKRETWLQLRMELESTTDSWLTLALKALSIIHSRTNCLNIMVTTTQLVPALAKSLLYGLGALFPIENIYSATKIGKEACFERILNRFGKKCTYIVVGDGRDEETASRQMNFPFWRVNTHSDLINLHHALDLGHL, encoded by the exons CAGTGTAGATTCCAGTGGTGGGAGTAGCCCTGAGGATACGTGTGAGGCCATCAGCAGGCAAGAAACAGTCCTCCAAGGAATGACTCCAGATCCTGACAAAACTGAAAACTGGGATGTTAGTACAGAATCTGGAATCTCTACAGCCGGCAGCGACCTTGGAGTTGGAGGACCAAACGTTATAGCTCCTGTCTCAACATCTTCTTTAGAATATACAGAATCTGGCACAACTGTTACAAACTTGGACCAGTGTGCATATGGTGTAAATATGAATTCAGGGGCAGATAATTCACAGTTTCAAGGAAATTATTTAACAAATCAGGGGTTCTTTAATCAGCGGTCTTATCCTCATATCGTGCCCACCCCTGCACAACAGACGTTGGCCACTGGGTTGTCTCAGTATTCATCTGGTGGTGTTATTCAAGGAACAGGCGTCTCACCTGGCACTAGCTATCTCTACTCGCAGCCAGGCTCTCTTGGTGGCTTTCCCCTTGTCCAGACAGTACGATACCCTACAAGTAACTCGCCACCAAAAACTAGTAACGACACAAACCCAGTAACAAGCGACCAAGCTCAGACAGGCCCTATTCCCGACATATCCATCTTGCGACAGCCTGTCAGCACTTATAACAGTCCATATGGAGTCACTGCATATTCCAGTGTCATTCAACAAGGGCAGACAGGATTTAATAACAATTTTCAGCAACAGCCATACATTGTGGCTTCAACTGCATCTCCGTCAACTACTACAGGCGGTTTCACCAACCAACAAGCACAGGGGCTGCAGCAACAGGCCACCTTTCAATATGGATACTCCCAGAGGAATTCCCAGCAAGGGGGATTTGCGTACAGCTACCTTAATGCACCGCCACCAGCATACTCTCCACGCACCTACATCACACAGATGAATAGCACACCCCCTCCTAATACGGTTGCTGGACAAACAAGTGCTTACCAACTTACCTCATTAGTGCCGACCCAAGGGACGCAGGTTCTTTCTGATGCAGGATCCAATG TAGTGCAATACTCCCCAACTATGGCCTCAACTCCAAGCCCTCCAGACTCGCCTGGTCGAAATGATGCCAATCTCAACAACacatcactgtcatcatcatcattacaagGACAGGATGGAATTGTTGGCATCAATGATGGGACTGGGGGGCTTAGTAATGGCAATGACAGAGCGAGGGGTAGAGGTGGGCGTGGTGGCAGGGGTAGAGGGAGTGGGCGTGGCAGGCGCTCAACCTCCTCAGCACCTACCCCTGAATTGGACCATAGTTTAGAG AGAATTTTTATATGGGATCTTGATGAGACCATCATAATCTTCCATTCCCTGCTTACTGGCTTGTTTGCCACCAAATTTGGAAAG GATTCGCCGTCCAGTGTTGCTCTTGGGTTACGCATGGAGGAAATGATTTTCAACCTCGCTGATACCCACATGTTCTTCAACGATCTTGAG GACTGTGATCAGGTCCACATTGACGATGTTGCTGCTGATGATAATGGCCTTGACCTCAG TACCTACAATTTTGAAGCAGATGGTTTCCATGCTGCAGCAACATCTGCTAACCTGTGCATGGCAACTGGTGTACGTGGAGGTGTGGACTGGATGAGGAAGCTGGCCTACCGCTACAGAAAGATCAAGGAAGTCTATAGTAGCTATAGGAACAATGTAGGGG GTCTTTTAGGGGCTGCTAAGCGAGAGACATGGCTTCAGTTGAGAATGGAGCTGGAATCTACTACAGACTCTTGGCTTACCCTTGCTCTCAAGGCGCTGTCAATTATCCATTCAAG AACGAACTGCCTCAACATAATGGTCACTACAACTCAGCTGGTACCGGCCCTGGCCAAGAGCTTGCTTTACGGTCTCGGAGCCCTGTTTCCCATTGAGAATATTTACAGTGCAACCAAAATAG GCAAGGAGGCTTGTTTTGAGAGAATATTGAACCGGTTCGGCAAAAAGTGTACATACATCGTTGTAGGAGACGGGAGAGATGAGGAGACTGCAAGCCGACAG ATGAATTTTCCATTTTGGAGGGTCAACACTCATTCAGATCTAATCAACCTCCACCACGCCCTAGACCTGGGTCACCTCTGA
- the LOC5508888 gene encoding eyes absent homolog 1 isoform X4, with product MTPDPDKTENWDVSTESGISTAGSDLGVGGPNVIAPVSTSSLEYTESGTTVTNLDQCAYGVNMNSGADNSQFQGNYLTNQGFFNQRSYPHIVPTPAQQTLATGLSQYSSGGVIQGTGVSPGTSYLYSQPGSLGGFPLVQTVRYPTSNSPPKTSNDTNPVTSDQAQTGPIPDISILRQPVSTYNSPYGVTAYSSVIQQGQTGFNNNFQQQPYIVASTASPSTTTGGFTNQQAQGLQQQATFQYGYSQRNSQQGGFAYSYLNAPPPAYSPRTYITQMNSTPPPNTVAGQTSAYQLTSLVPTQGTQVLSDAGSNVVQYSPTMASTPSPPDSPGRNDANLNNTSLSSSSLQGQDGIVGINDGTGGLSNGNDRARGRGGRGGRGRGSGRGRRSTSSAPTPELDHSLEMVSSQQRIFIWDLDETIIIFHSLLTGLFATKFGKDSPSSVALGLRMEEMIFNLADTHMFFNDLEDCDQVHIDDVAADDNGLDLSTYNFEADGFHAAATSANLCMATGVRGGVDWMRKLAYRYRKIKEVYSSYRNNVGGLLGAAKRETWLQLRMELESTTDSWLTLALKALSIIHSRTNCLNIMVTTTQLVPALAKSLLYGLGALFPIENIYSATKIGKEACFERILNRFGKKCTYIVVGDGRDEETASRQMNFPFWRVNTHSDLINLHHALDLGHL from the exons ATGACTCCAGATCCTGACAAAACTGAAAACTGGGATGTTAGTACAGAATCTGGAATCTCTACAGCCGGCAGCGACCTTGGAGTTGGAGGACCAAACGTTATAGCTCCTGTCTCAACATCTTCTTTAGAATATACAGAATCTGGCACAACTGTTACAAACTTGGACCAGTGTGCATATGGTGTAAATATGAATTCAGGGGCAGATAATTCACAGTTTCAAGGAAATTATTTAACAAATCAGGGGTTCTTTAATCAGCGGTCTTATCCTCATATCGTGCCCACCCCTGCACAACAGACGTTGGCCACTGGGTTGTCTCAGTATTCATCTGGTGGTGTTATTCAAGGAACAGGCGTCTCACCTGGCACTAGCTATCTCTACTCGCAGCCAGGCTCTCTTGGTGGCTTTCCCCTTGTCCAGACAGTACGATACCCTACAAGTAACTCGCCACCAAAAACTAGTAACGACACAAACCCAGTAACAAGCGACCAAGCTCAGACAGGCCCTATTCCCGACATATCCATCTTGCGACAGCCTGTCAGCACTTATAACAGTCCATATGGAGTCACTGCATATTCCAGTGTCATTCAACAAGGGCAGACAGGATTTAATAACAATTTTCAGCAACAGCCATACATTGTGGCTTCAACTGCATCTCCGTCAACTACTACAGGCGGTTTCACCAACCAACAAGCACAGGGGCTGCAGCAACAGGCCACCTTTCAATATGGATACTCCCAGAGGAATTCCCAGCAAGGGGGATTTGCGTACAGCTACCTTAATGCACCGCCACCAGCATACTCTCCACGCACCTACATCACACAGATGAATAGCACACCCCCTCCTAATACGGTTGCTGGACAAACAAGTGCTTACCAACTTACCTCATTAGTGCCGACCCAAGGGACGCAGGTTCTTTCTGATGCAGGATCCAATG TAGTGCAATACTCCCCAACTATGGCCTCAACTCCAAGCCCTCCAGACTCGCCTGGTCGAAATGATGCCAATCTCAACAACacatcactgtcatcatcatcattacaagGACAGGATGGAATTGTTGGCATCAATGATGGGACTGGGGGGCTTAGTAATGGCAATGACAGAGCGAGGGGTAGAGGTGGGCGTGGTGGCAGGGGTAGAGGGAGTGGGCGTGGCAGGCGCTCAACCTCCTCAGCACCTACCCCTGAATTGGACCATAGTTTAGAG ATGGTTTCTTCTCAACAGAGAATTTTTATATGGGATCTTGATGAGACCATCATAATCTTCCATTCCCTGCTTACTGGCTTGTTTGCCACCAAATTTGGAAAG GATTCGCCGTCCAGTGTTGCTCTTGGGTTACGCATGGAGGAAATGATTTTCAACCTCGCTGATACCCACATGTTCTTCAACGATCTTGAG GACTGTGATCAGGTCCACATTGACGATGTTGCTGCTGATGATAATGGCCTTGACCTCAG TACCTACAATTTTGAAGCAGATGGTTTCCATGCTGCAGCAACATCTGCTAACCTGTGCATGGCAACTGGTGTACGTGGAGGTGTGGACTGGATGAGGAAGCTGGCCTACCGCTACAGAAAGATCAAGGAAGTCTATAGTAGCTATAGGAACAATGTAGGGG GTCTTTTAGGGGCTGCTAAGCGAGAGACATGGCTTCAGTTGAGAATGGAGCTGGAATCTACTACAGACTCTTGGCTTACCCTTGCTCTCAAGGCGCTGTCAATTATCCATTCAAG AACGAACTGCCTCAACATAATGGTCACTACAACTCAGCTGGTACCGGCCCTGGCCAAGAGCTTGCTTTACGGTCTCGGAGCCCTGTTTCCCATTGAGAATATTTACAGTGCAACCAAAATAG GCAAGGAGGCTTGTTTTGAGAGAATATTGAACCGGTTCGGCAAAAAGTGTACATACATCGTTGTAGGAGACGGGAGAGATGAGGAGACTGCAAGCCGACAG ATGAATTTTCCATTTTGGAGGGTCAACACTCATTCAGATCTAATCAACCTCCACCACGCCCTAGACCTGGGTCACCTCTGA
- the LOC5508888 gene encoding eyes absent homolog 1 isoform X2, with protein MASDQGQSDSNSSLDGIPVKRARKDNSPNDKDSVDSSGGSSPEDTCEAISRQETVLQGMTPDPDKTENWDVSTESGISTAGSDLGVGGPNVIAPVSTSSLEYTESGTTVTNLDQCAYGVNMNSGADNSQFQGNYLTNQGFFNQRSYPHIVPTPAQQTLATGLSQYSSGGVIQGTGVSPGTSYLYSQPGSLGGFPLVQTVRYPTSNSPPKTSNDTNPVTSDQAQTGPIPDISILRQPVSTYNSPYGVTAYSSVIQQGQTGFNNNFQQQPYIVASTASPSTTTGGFTNQQAQGLQQQATFQYGYSQRNSQQGGFAYSYLNAPPPAYSPRTYITQMNSTPPPNTVAGQTSAYQLTSLVPTQGTQVLSDAGSNVVQYSPTMASTPSPPDSPGRNDANLNNTSLSSSSLQGQDGIVGINDGTGGLSNGNDRARGRGGRGGRGRGSGRGRRSTSSAPTPELDHSLEMVSSQQRIFIWDLDETIIIFHSLLTGLFATKFGKDSPSSVALGLRMEEMIFNLADTHMFFNDLEDCDQVHIDDVAADDNGLDLSTYNFEADGFHAAATSANLCMATGVRGGVDWMRKLAYRYRKIKEVYSSYRNNVGGLLGAAKRETWLQLRMELESTTDSWLTLALKALSIIHSRTNCLNIMVTTTQLVPALAKSLLYGLGALFPIENIYSATKIGKEACFERILNRFGKKCTYIVVGDGRDEETASRQMNFPFWRVNTHSDLINLHHALDLGHL; from the exons TGTAGATTCCAGTGGTGGGAGTAGCCCTGAGGATACGTGTGAGGCCATCAGCAGGCAAGAAACAGTCCTCCAAGGAATGACTCCAGATCCTGACAAAACTGAAAACTGGGATGTTAGTACAGAATCTGGAATCTCTACAGCCGGCAGCGACCTTGGAGTTGGAGGACCAAACGTTATAGCTCCTGTCTCAACATCTTCTTTAGAATATACAGAATCTGGCACAACTGTTACAAACTTGGACCAGTGTGCATATGGTGTAAATATGAATTCAGGGGCAGATAATTCACAGTTTCAAGGAAATTATTTAACAAATCAGGGGTTCTTTAATCAGCGGTCTTATCCTCATATCGTGCCCACCCCTGCACAACAGACGTTGGCCACTGGGTTGTCTCAGTATTCATCTGGTGGTGTTATTCAAGGAACAGGCGTCTCACCTGGCACTAGCTATCTCTACTCGCAGCCAGGCTCTCTTGGTGGCTTTCCCCTTGTCCAGACAGTACGATACCCTACAAGTAACTCGCCACCAAAAACTAGTAACGACACAAACCCAGTAACAAGCGACCAAGCTCAGACAGGCCCTATTCCCGACATATCCATCTTGCGACAGCCTGTCAGCACTTATAACAGTCCATATGGAGTCACTGCATATTCCAGTGTCATTCAACAAGGGCAGACAGGATTTAATAACAATTTTCAGCAACAGCCATACATTGTGGCTTCAACTGCATCTCCGTCAACTACTACAGGCGGTTTCACCAACCAACAAGCACAGGGGCTGCAGCAACAGGCCACCTTTCAATATGGATACTCCCAGAGGAATTCCCAGCAAGGGGGATTTGCGTACAGCTACCTTAATGCACCGCCACCAGCATACTCTCCACGCACCTACATCACACAGATGAATAGCACACCCCCTCCTAATACGGTTGCTGGACAAACAAGTGCTTACCAACTTACCTCATTAGTGCCGACCCAAGGGACGCAGGTTCTTTCTGATGCAGGATCCAATG TAGTGCAATACTCCCCAACTATGGCCTCAACTCCAAGCCCTCCAGACTCGCCTGGTCGAAATGATGCCAATCTCAACAACacatcactgtcatcatcatcattacaagGACAGGATGGAATTGTTGGCATCAATGATGGGACTGGGGGGCTTAGTAATGGCAATGACAGAGCGAGGGGTAGAGGTGGGCGTGGTGGCAGGGGTAGAGGGAGTGGGCGTGGCAGGCGCTCAACCTCCTCAGCACCTACCCCTGAATTGGACCATAGTTTAGAG ATGGTTTCTTCTCAACAGAGAATTTTTATATGGGATCTTGATGAGACCATCATAATCTTCCATTCCCTGCTTACTGGCTTGTTTGCCACCAAATTTGGAAAG GATTCGCCGTCCAGTGTTGCTCTTGGGTTACGCATGGAGGAAATGATTTTCAACCTCGCTGATACCCACATGTTCTTCAACGATCTTGAG GACTGTGATCAGGTCCACATTGACGATGTTGCTGCTGATGATAATGGCCTTGACCTCAG TACCTACAATTTTGAAGCAGATGGTTTCCATGCTGCAGCAACATCTGCTAACCTGTGCATGGCAACTGGTGTACGTGGAGGTGTGGACTGGATGAGGAAGCTGGCCTACCGCTACAGAAAGATCAAGGAAGTCTATAGTAGCTATAGGAACAATGTAGGGG GTCTTTTAGGGGCTGCTAAGCGAGAGACATGGCTTCAGTTGAGAATGGAGCTGGAATCTACTACAGACTCTTGGCTTACCCTTGCTCTCAAGGCGCTGTCAATTATCCATTCAAG AACGAACTGCCTCAACATAATGGTCACTACAACTCAGCTGGTACCGGCCCTGGCCAAGAGCTTGCTTTACGGTCTCGGAGCCCTGTTTCCCATTGAGAATATTTACAGTGCAACCAAAATAG GCAAGGAGGCTTGTTTTGAGAGAATATTGAACCGGTTCGGCAAAAAGTGTACATACATCGTTGTAGGAGACGGGAGAGATGAGGAGACTGCAAGCCGACAG ATGAATTTTCCATTTTGGAGGGTCAACACTCATTCAGATCTAATCAACCTCCACCACGCCCTAGACCTGGGTCACCTCTGA
- the LOC5508888 gene encoding eyes absent homolog 1 isoform X1, with product MASDQGQSDSNSSLDGIPVKRARKDNSPNDKDSSVDSSGGSSPEDTCEAISRQETVLQGMTPDPDKTENWDVSTESGISTAGSDLGVGGPNVIAPVSTSSLEYTESGTTVTNLDQCAYGVNMNSGADNSQFQGNYLTNQGFFNQRSYPHIVPTPAQQTLATGLSQYSSGGVIQGTGVSPGTSYLYSQPGSLGGFPLVQTVRYPTSNSPPKTSNDTNPVTSDQAQTGPIPDISILRQPVSTYNSPYGVTAYSSVIQQGQTGFNNNFQQQPYIVASTASPSTTTGGFTNQQAQGLQQQATFQYGYSQRNSQQGGFAYSYLNAPPPAYSPRTYITQMNSTPPPNTVAGQTSAYQLTSLVPTQGTQVLSDAGSNVVQYSPTMASTPSPPDSPGRNDANLNNTSLSSSSLQGQDGIVGINDGTGGLSNGNDRARGRGGRGGRGRGSGRGRRSTSSAPTPELDHSLEMVSSQQRIFIWDLDETIIIFHSLLTGLFATKFGKDSPSSVALGLRMEEMIFNLADTHMFFNDLEDCDQVHIDDVAADDNGLDLSTYNFEADGFHAAATSANLCMATGVRGGVDWMRKLAYRYRKIKEVYSSYRNNVGGLLGAAKRETWLQLRMELESTTDSWLTLALKALSIIHSRTNCLNIMVTTTQLVPALAKSLLYGLGALFPIENIYSATKIGKEACFERILNRFGKKCTYIVVGDGRDEETASRQMNFPFWRVNTHSDLINLHHALDLGHL from the exons CAGTGTAGATTCCAGTGGTGGGAGTAGCCCTGAGGATACGTGTGAGGCCATCAGCAGGCAAGAAACAGTCCTCCAAGGAATGACTCCAGATCCTGACAAAACTGAAAACTGGGATGTTAGTACAGAATCTGGAATCTCTACAGCCGGCAGCGACCTTGGAGTTGGAGGACCAAACGTTATAGCTCCTGTCTCAACATCTTCTTTAGAATATACAGAATCTGGCACAACTGTTACAAACTTGGACCAGTGTGCATATGGTGTAAATATGAATTCAGGGGCAGATAATTCACAGTTTCAAGGAAATTATTTAACAAATCAGGGGTTCTTTAATCAGCGGTCTTATCCTCATATCGTGCCCACCCCTGCACAACAGACGTTGGCCACTGGGTTGTCTCAGTATTCATCTGGTGGTGTTATTCAAGGAACAGGCGTCTCACCTGGCACTAGCTATCTCTACTCGCAGCCAGGCTCTCTTGGTGGCTTTCCCCTTGTCCAGACAGTACGATACCCTACAAGTAACTCGCCACCAAAAACTAGTAACGACACAAACCCAGTAACAAGCGACCAAGCTCAGACAGGCCCTATTCCCGACATATCCATCTTGCGACAGCCTGTCAGCACTTATAACAGTCCATATGGAGTCACTGCATATTCCAGTGTCATTCAACAAGGGCAGACAGGATTTAATAACAATTTTCAGCAACAGCCATACATTGTGGCTTCAACTGCATCTCCGTCAACTACTACAGGCGGTTTCACCAACCAACAAGCACAGGGGCTGCAGCAACAGGCCACCTTTCAATATGGATACTCCCAGAGGAATTCCCAGCAAGGGGGATTTGCGTACAGCTACCTTAATGCACCGCCACCAGCATACTCTCCACGCACCTACATCACACAGATGAATAGCACACCCCCTCCTAATACGGTTGCTGGACAAACAAGTGCTTACCAACTTACCTCATTAGTGCCGACCCAAGGGACGCAGGTTCTTTCTGATGCAGGATCCAATG TAGTGCAATACTCCCCAACTATGGCCTCAACTCCAAGCCCTCCAGACTCGCCTGGTCGAAATGATGCCAATCTCAACAACacatcactgtcatcatcatcattacaagGACAGGATGGAATTGTTGGCATCAATGATGGGACTGGGGGGCTTAGTAATGGCAATGACAGAGCGAGGGGTAGAGGTGGGCGTGGTGGCAGGGGTAGAGGGAGTGGGCGTGGCAGGCGCTCAACCTCCTCAGCACCTACCCCTGAATTGGACCATAGTTTAGAG ATGGTTTCTTCTCAACAGAGAATTTTTATATGGGATCTTGATGAGACCATCATAATCTTCCATTCCCTGCTTACTGGCTTGTTTGCCACCAAATTTGGAAAG GATTCGCCGTCCAGTGTTGCTCTTGGGTTACGCATGGAGGAAATGATTTTCAACCTCGCTGATACCCACATGTTCTTCAACGATCTTGAG GACTGTGATCAGGTCCACATTGACGATGTTGCTGCTGATGATAATGGCCTTGACCTCAG TACCTACAATTTTGAAGCAGATGGTTTCCATGCTGCAGCAACATCTGCTAACCTGTGCATGGCAACTGGTGTACGTGGAGGTGTGGACTGGATGAGGAAGCTGGCCTACCGCTACAGAAAGATCAAGGAAGTCTATAGTAGCTATAGGAACAATGTAGGGG GTCTTTTAGGGGCTGCTAAGCGAGAGACATGGCTTCAGTTGAGAATGGAGCTGGAATCTACTACAGACTCTTGGCTTACCCTTGCTCTCAAGGCGCTGTCAATTATCCATTCAAG AACGAACTGCCTCAACATAATGGTCACTACAACTCAGCTGGTACCGGCCCTGGCCAAGAGCTTGCTTTACGGTCTCGGAGCCCTGTTTCCCATTGAGAATATTTACAGTGCAACCAAAATAG GCAAGGAGGCTTGTTTTGAGAGAATATTGAACCGGTTCGGCAAAAAGTGTACATACATCGTTGTAGGAGACGGGAGAGATGAGGAGACTGCAAGCCGACAG ATGAATTTTCCATTTTGGAGGGTCAACACTCATTCAGATCTAATCAACCTCCACCACGCCCTAGACCTGGGTCACCTCTGA